One genomic window of Ignavibacteriales bacterium includes the following:
- a CDS encoding 2-oxoacid:acceptor oxidoreductase family protein — MMNEEIVIAGFGGQGVLSMGQILCYSGVMENKEVSWMPSYGPEMRGGTANCIVIISEEMISSPILTKFDTVIALNQPSIDKFEKAVKPGGLFLYDTSTSVNPPTRTDIDIVGIDAANEAAKMKNTKILNMIMLGAFLKKKPIIEFENILKGLKKVLPERYHHLLPLNEQALKRGMELAEGILMQS; from the coding sequence ATGATGAACGAAGAAATTGTAATTGCAGGGTTTGGCGGACAAGGTGTTCTTTCAATGGGACAAATACTTTGTTACTCTGGAGTAATGGAAAATAAAGAAGTAAGCTGGATGCCTTCCTACGGACCAGAGATGCGCGGCGGAACAGCTAACTGTATTGTAATTATCAGTGAAGAGATGATCAGTTCACCAATACTTACAAAATTCGATACTGTGATAGCTTTAAATCAACCATCGATAGATAAATTTGAAAAAGCTGTAAAACCAGGTGGGCTGTTTTTGTATGATACCTCCACTTCAGTTAATCCTCCAACCAGAACTGACATTGATATAGTGGGTATTGATGCAGCTAACGAAGCAGCTAAAATGAAGAATACTAAAATTCTAAATATGATTATGCTTGGTGCTTTTTTAAAGAAAAAGCCAATCATTGAGTTCGAAAACATTTTAAAAGGATTGAAGAAAGTTCTTCCCGAAAGATATCATCATTTATTACCACTGAATGAGCAAGCACTAAAACGAGGGATGGAATTAGCTGAAGGAATTTTAATGCAGAGTTAG
- a CDS encoding thiamine pyrophosphate-dependent enzyme, giving the protein MNEKILLEEEKHFEEVLSEESVCINENLVYERPTTLTDTPFHYCPGCGHGVAHRIIAEVIDELGIQSETVGVAPVGCSVFAYHYFNIDMQEAPHGRASAVATGIKRVLPDKYVFSYQGDGDLAAIGTGETIHTCNRGENILIVFINNGIYGMTGGQMAPTTLPGMKSTTSPFGRDVVTMGNPLKITDLVANLPGVYYCTRQAVNTPGNVRKAKKAIQKGFEYQKLKKGLSFVEIVSNCPSNWKMTPVEANKWMEENMIPYYPLGDLKVPKEEK; this is encoded by the coding sequence ATGAACGAGAAAATACTTTTAGAAGAAGAAAAACACTTTGAAGAAGTTCTTTCCGAAGAGAGTGTTTGTATAAACGAAAATCTGGTTTATGAAAGACCAACCACACTTACCGATACTCCATTCCATTATTGCCCGGGCTGCGGACATGGTGTTGCACACAGAATTATTGCAGAAGTGATTGATGAACTTGGAATCCAATCCGAAACAGTTGGTGTTGCTCCGGTTGGCTGCTCTGTCTTCGCATACCATTATTTTAATATTGATATGCAGGAAGCTCCGCATGGAAGAGCCTCTGCAGTTGCTACTGGAATTAAAAGAGTTCTACCTGATAAATATGTTTTCTCTTATCAGGGTGATGGAGATCTAGCTGCAATTGGAACAGGTGAAACTATCCATACCTGCAACCGTGGGGAAAATATTCTAATTGTTTTTATCAATAATGGAATTTATGGAATGACCGGTGGACAAATGGCTCCAACAACTTTACCAGGAATGAAATCGACAACATCACCATTTGGAAGAGATGTTGTTACGATGGGAAATCCATTAAAGATTACCGACCTTGTTGCTAATCTTCCGGGAGTATATTATTGCACCAGGCAAGCCGTAAACACTCCGGGTAATGTACGCAAAGCAAAGAAAGCAATTCAAAAAGGATTTGAATATCAGAAACTTAAAAAAGGATTATCCTTTGTTGAGATTGTTTCTAATTGTCCTTCCAACTGGAAGATGACTCCTGTTGAAGCAAATAAATGGATGGAAGAAAATATGATTCCATATTATCCATTAGGTGATCTTAAAGTTCCAAAGGAGGAAAAATAA
- a CDS encoding 3-methyl-2-oxobutanoate dehydrogenase subunit VorB has protein sequence MKELKLMKGNEAMAEAAIRSGCDAYFGYPITPQSEVLEYLSLEANRRTGMIVLQAESEIAAINMIYGAGGCGKRVMTSSSSPGISLMQEGISYIACAEIPCLLVNVVRGGPGLGTIQPSQGDYFQAVKGGGHGDYKMIVLAPSTVQEMVDFVKLGFELAFKWRNPVMILADGAIGQMMEKVELFEQQPRITSIESWATVGKPKDRERNIHTSLHMESDKMEEINIHLQKKYKEIEKEELRFEKMLCDDAEFILVAFGLVARICHKAAILAREKGIKVGVMRPISLFPFPYEEINNLADSVKGFLDVEMNAGQMVEDVRLSVNGKVRVEFLGRMGGVIPSPEEILAKLEEKFVGELV, from the coding sequence ATGAAAGAACTAAAATTAATGAAAGGTAACGAAGCAATGGCAGAAGCAGCTATACGCAGCGGATGCGATGCTTATTTTGGTTATCCCATTACCCCACAATCGGAAGTGCTGGAGTATTTAAGCCTTGAAGCAAACAGGCGAACAGGAATGATTGTGCTTCAGGCTGAAAGCGAAATTGCAGCAATAAACATGATTTATGGTGCTGGTGGTTGCGGTAAAAGAGTTATGACTTCATCTTCAAGTCCAGGAATAAGTTTAATGCAGGAAGGTATTTCATACATCGCATGTGCTGAAATTCCTTGTTTGCTTGTAAATGTTGTACGCGGAGGTCCAGGATTAGGAACAATTCAACCTTCACAAGGAGATTACTTTCAGGCTGTTAAAGGAGGCGGACACGGCGATTATAAAATGATTGTTCTTGCTCCATCTACCGTTCAGGAAATGGTTGATTTTGTTAAACTTGGATTTGAACTTGCATTCAAATGGCGCAATCCTGTAATGATTTTAGCAGATGGTGCAATTGGACAAATGATGGAAAAGGTTGAACTGTTTGAACAGCAACCACGCATTACTTCAATTGAATCATGGGCTACTGTTGGTAAACCAAAAGACAGAGAACGCAACATACATACTTCACTGCATATGGAATCTGATAAAATGGAAGAGATAAATATTCATTTACAAAAGAAGTATAAAGAAATTGAAAAAGAAGAACTTCGTTTTGAAAAAATGTTATGCGATGATGCAGAATTTATTTTAGTAGCGTTTGGATTAGTTGCAAGAATCTGCCATAAAGCTGCTATTCTTGCACGGGAAAAGGGAATTAAAGTTGGTGTAATGAGACCGATTTCCTTATTCCCATTTCCTTATGAAGAGATAAACAATTTAGCGGATAGTGTAAAAGGATTTTTAGATGTTGAAATGAATGCTGGTCAGATGGTAGAAGATGTTAGATTGTCAGTTAATGGAAAAGTCCGGGTTGAATTCCTTGGAAGAATGGGGGGAGTTATTCCTTCGCCTGAAGAAATTCTTGCAAAACTTGAAGAAAAATTTGTAGGAGAATTGGTATGA
- a CDS encoding ferredoxin family protein: protein MAKVKGDIFVDIEKCKGCELCAVACPQDSLQLSKKINSKGYHYIVRIEDNCTGCTNCALVCPEGIIKVYRKTLNKKEHVATISNVSKDMTLTVAS, encoded by the coding sequence ATGGCTAAAGTGAAAGGAGATATCTTTGTTGATATTGAAAAATGCAAAGGATGCGAACTCTGTGCTGTTGCTTGTCCACAAGACTCGCTGCAACTTTCGAAAAAAATAAATTCGAAAGGTTATCATTATATCGTAAGGATAGAAGATAACTGCACTGGTTGTACTAACTGCGCATTGGTCTGCCCGGAGGGCATCATCAAAGTATATCGAAAAACGCTTAACAAAAAAGAACACGTTGCTACCATTTCAAATGTTTCTAAAGATATGACATTAACGGTGGCATCATGA
- the lipA gene encoding lipoyl synthase, whose product MINKHQRAFKDIAEKEKENLGKRPEWLKVRLPSGENYKDVLSLMRKSKLHTVCEEAKCPNMGECWNSRTATFMILGDTCTRSCGFCNIKVGLPNELDLDEPRRVAEAVEELQLRHVVITSVNRDELKDGGALIFSETVRLIRERMPECTIEILIPDFKGLEEAFEIIMQNPPDILNHNLETVERLYHAVRPQAKYERSLELLSWFKNKGLKTKSGIMVGIGEENFEVLALMKNLVEHGCDILTIGQYLQPTKQHLPVDRYVTLEDFKMFKENGMGFGFKAVESSPLVRSSYHADKHARDF is encoded by the coding sequence TTGATTAATAAACATCAGCGTGCATTTAAGGATATTGCAGAGAAGGAAAAAGAAAATTTAGGTAAAAGACCTGAATGGTTAAAAGTAAGATTACCTTCAGGAGAAAATTATAAAGATGTTCTTTCTTTAATGAGAAAATCTAAGCTTCATACAGTTTGCGAAGAAGCTAAATGCCCTAATATGGGTGAATGCTGGAACAGCAGAACCGCAACATTTATGATTCTTGGTGATACCTGTACAAGAAGTTGCGGATTCTGTAATATTAAAGTTGGTTTACCGAACGAACTTGATCTGGATGAACCAAGAAGAGTTGCAGAAGCAGTTGAAGAATTGCAATTGCGTCATGTTGTAATTACTTCTGTAAATCGGGATGAATTAAAAGACGGCGGAGCATTAATATTTTCTGAAACGGTTAGATTGATCCGTGAAAGAATGCCTGAGTGCACAATCGAAATTCTAATTCCTGATTTTAAAGGATTAGAAGAAGCCTTCGAAATTATTATGCAAAATCCACCTGATATTCTAAACCATAATTTAGAAACGGTTGAACGATTATATCATGCAGTTCGTCCGCAGGCAAAATATGAAAGAAGTTTGGAATTACTTTCTTGGTTTAAGAATAAAGGCTTAAAAACAAAAAGCGGAATTATGGTTGGAATAGGCGAAGAAAATTTTGAGGTTTTAGCGCTAATGAAAAATTTAGTTGAACATGGTTGCGACATTTTAACAATTGGTCAGTACTTGCAACCAACAAAACAGCATCTTCCGGTTGATAGATATGTTACACTGGAAGATTTTAAAATGTTTAAAGAAAATGGAATGGGATTTGGATTTAAGGCGGTTGAATCATCGCCACTTGTTAGAAGTTCTTACCATGCTGATAAGCATGCCCGTGATTTTTAA
- the sucB gene encoding 2-oxoglutarate dehydrogenase, E2 component, dihydrolipoamide succinyltransferase, whose protein sequence is MQVNVIMPKMGESINEGTIIKWNKKVGEIVKKDEIIFEISTDKVDTEIPSPAEGVLFEIKVFEQETVVVDTVVAIIETDINIPVKIQEVKVSGNPKAELDEMPSTKQVGGNLIDIPMPKMGESVMEGTIIKWNKKVGETVKKDEILFEISTDKVDTEVPSPEDGTLSEILVAEQQTVLVGTIVARLSSRSGLNKTNEQKTESTKTDFVESPALSESNAMVIESFEMSSPSSYKNKPGRKFYSPLVLSIAQKENISFEELENIPGSGIEGRITKKDILKYLENLKIKKSEKPVSKIDEQPKVLKPVATSIQWKEGQDIVTIPMDNIRQKIMKHMVNSKDTSVHVTAVIEVDMNRIHNFIKNNKEDFLKRENLKLTYLPFIAYACIKALKEYPFMNASVDGTNIILKKHINLGFAVAMEPNGLIVPNIKNADDKNVKGLARSIAETSEKARSKKLTVDDISGGTFTITNYGVFGTLFGTPIINQPEVAVLGVGTVTKKPIVMEVDGTDTISVRPMMYLSLSHDHRLVDGMLGGRFLKTIKDSLENFEATQI, encoded by the coding sequence ATGCAAGTTAATGTAATTATGCCCAAAATGGGTGAAAGCATAAACGAAGGAACAATTATCAAGTGGAATAAAAAAGTTGGAGAGATTGTAAAGAAAGATGAAATAATTTTTGAAATATCCACAGACAAAGTGGATACTGAAATTCCTTCACCTGCAGAAGGAGTTTTATTTGAGATAAAAGTATTTGAGCAGGAAACAGTTGTTGTTGATACTGTTGTTGCAATAATTGAAACGGATATAAACATACCAGTAAAGATTCAGGAAGTAAAAGTGAGTGGAAATCCGAAAGCAGAACTTGATGAAATGCCATCAACCAAACAAGTTGGCGGAAATTTGATTGATATCCCTATGCCAAAAATGGGTGAATCGGTTATGGAAGGAACAATTATAAAATGGAATAAAAAAGTTGGGGAAACTGTAAAGAAGGATGAAATATTATTTGAAATAAGTACTGATAAAGTTGATACTGAAGTTCCCTCACCAGAAGATGGAACTCTTTCAGAAATTTTGGTTGCAGAGCAGCAAACTGTTTTGGTTGGTACAATCGTAGCAAGATTGTCTTCCAGAAGTGGGCTGAATAAAACGAATGAGCAAAAGACTGAATCAACTAAAACGGATTTTGTTGAATCACCGGCATTATCAGAATCCAACGCAATGGTAATTGAATCTTTTGAGATGTCATCTCCAAGCTCTTATAAAAATAAACCAGGAAGGAAATTTTATTCTCCGTTAGTATTAAGCATTGCACAAAAAGAAAATATTAGTTTCGAAGAATTGGAAAATATTCCGGGAAGTGGAATTGAAGGTAGAATTACTAAGAAAGATATTTTGAAATATTTAGAAAATTTGAAAATCAAAAAGAGTGAAAAACCAGTTTCTAAAATTGATGAACAGCCGAAAGTACTAAAACCTGTCGCTACCAGTATTCAATGGAAAGAAGGTCAAGATATAGTAACAATTCCAATGGATAATATCCGGCAGAAAATTATGAAGCATATGGTAAACAGTAAAGATACATCTGTTCATGTTACAGCAGTAATTGAAGTTGATATGAATCGAATCCATAATTTTATCAAAAACAATAAAGAGGATTTCCTTAAAAGAGAAAATCTTAAACTAACTTACCTACCCTTTATTGCTTATGCGTGTATTAAAGCGTTAAAAGAATACCCATTCATGAATGCATCGGTAGATGGCACCAATATTATCCTAAAGAAACATATAAACCTTGGCTTTGCTGTGGCTATGGAGCCTAATGGTTTAATTGTTCCTAATATAAAAAATGCTGATGATAAGAATGTAAAAGGCTTGGCTCGTTCGATTGCAGAAACATCAGAAAAAGCGAGATCTAAAAAACTTACTGTAGACGATATTTCTGGAGGTACTTTTACAATAACTAACTATGGTGTATTTGGAACATTGTTTGGAACTCCTATCATCAACCAACCTGAAGTTGCAGTTTTGGGTGTTGGAACAGTTACTAAAAAACCAATTGTAATGGAAGTTGATGGGACAGATACTATCTCCGTTAGACCAATGATGTATCTATCACTTAGCCACGATCATCGATTAGTGGATGGCATGCTTGGTGGAAGATTTTTAAAGACAATTAAGGATTCTTTAGAAAATTTTGAGGCAACGCAAATATAA